One window from the genome of Montipora foliosa isolate CH-2021 chromosome 5, ASM3666993v2, whole genome shotgun sequence encodes:
- the LOC138002305 gene encoding uncharacterized protein, with translation MQLYFSVRLPQLDVLCFVLIGVVKGSLYKSIGNGLLLDVEAALNSRPLDYVEDDIELPILTPTSLLHMQRNSLPELEPNHIQDYDIRTHGKCLGKCKDVVWSRWTKEYLRGLWERHRLKHKVDSTHPAEGDVVIIKSDEKNRAQWKLGVVIDLITGLDRVFRGAKVRTPKSVIERPVQHLYPFELTCDMTTAPAALNPTVPAFRPHRKAAVVARACIQELAQMDDEN, from the coding sequence ATGCAACTGTACTTCTCAGTCCGATTACCCCAACTGGatgtcctttgttttgttttgatcggAGTGGTTAAAGGATCCCTGTACAAGTCTATTGGGAATGGATTGCTGCTAGATGTGGAAGCTGCCCTCAACAGCAGGCCACTAGATTATGTCGAGGATGACATTGAGCTGCCTATCCTTACTCCAACTTCTCTGTTGCACATGCAACGGAACTCACTGCCAGAGTTGGAGCCGAATCACATCCAAGACTATGATATCCGAACCCATGGAAAGTGCTTGGGCAAGTGTAAAGATGTAGTATGGTCCCGCTGGACCAAAGAATACCTGAGGGGGCTCTGGGAGAGACACCGCCTAAAGCACAAAGTTGACAGTACCCATCCAGCGGAAGGAGATGTGGTTATCATCAAATCTGATGAGAAGAATCGTGCTCAGTGGAAGTTGGGAGTGGTGATCGACTTGATAACTGGCCTAGATAGAGTGTTCCGAGGAGCAAAGGTACGCACTCCCAAGTCAGTCATTGAACGCCCAGTACAGCATTTATATCCATTTGAACTTACCTGCGACATGACAACAGCACCAGCAGCTCTGAACCCTACTGTGCCAGCCTTTAGACCACACAGAAAGGCTGCGGTTGTGGCCAGAGCTTGTATACAGGAACTTGCACAAATGGATGATGAAAACTAG